One region of Myxococcus stipitatus genomic DNA includes:
- a CDS encoding segregation and condensation protein A, protein MSDSPRSPADDALPEGELPRTPGDSFRVALPNFEGPLDLLLHLIKEHRVDIFDIPLALITEKYLEHLERMREINLDIAGEFLVMASTLAHLKSRMLLPRQDAVAVPEGGEALAAVEEPEDPRAELVRRLLEYQKYKDAAEHLGMQDILGRDVFARNVPVEAVPIPEEEVGLQEFSVLKLIEALDRVLERLQPKLQHEVVRERVTLSEAILRIVERLRPQGQVLFESLFSETETRTRQEVVITFLAILEMVKRRLIRVVQDEPLGPILLLPNGDALERLVPTEVDESDYR, encoded by the coding sequence GTGAGTGACAGTCCTCGCTCGCCGGCGGACGACGCCCTCCCTGAAGGGGAGTTGCCCCGCACCCCGGGCGACTCCTTCCGCGTCGCGCTGCCCAATTTCGAGGGTCCGCTGGACCTGCTGCTCCACCTCATCAAGGAGCATCGGGTCGACATCTTCGACATCCCGCTGGCGCTCATCACGGAGAAGTACCTGGAGCACCTGGAGCGGATGCGGGAGATCAACCTCGACATCGCCGGGGAGTTCCTGGTGATGGCGTCCACCCTGGCCCACCTCAAGAGCCGCATGCTCCTGCCCCGGCAGGACGCGGTGGCGGTGCCGGAGGGCGGCGAGGCGCTGGCGGCGGTGGAGGAGCCCGAGGACCCGCGCGCGGAGCTGGTGCGGCGCCTGCTCGAGTACCAGAAGTACAAGGACGCCGCCGAGCACCTGGGGATGCAGGACATCCTCGGGCGCGACGTCTTCGCGCGCAACGTGCCCGTGGAGGCGGTCCCCATCCCCGAGGAGGAGGTGGGGCTCCAGGAGTTCAGCGTCCTCAAGCTCATCGAGGCGCTGGACCGGGTCCTGGAGCGCCTGCAGCCCAAGCTGCAGCACGAGGTGGTGCGCGAGCGGGTGACGCTGTCCGAGGCCATCCTCCGCATCGTCGAGCGCCTGCGCCCCCAGGGACAGGTGCTCTTCGAGAGCTTGTTCTCCGAGACGGAGACCCGCACGCGCCAGGAGGTGGTCATCACCTTCCTGGCCATCCTGGAGATGGTGAAGCGGCGCCTCATCCGCGTGGTACAGGACGAGCCGCTGGGGCCCATCCTGCTGCTGCCCAACGGGGACGCCCTGGAGCGGCTGGTCCCCACGGAGGTCGACGAGAGTGACTACCGGTAG
- a CDS encoding pseudouridine synthase, which yields MAAERLQKYLARAGVASRRHAEELITAGRVAVNNTTVTELGSRVEPGTDLVSVDGKLVTPPDETSYFLLYKPVGVVTTLSDPQGRPTVASYVEETGKRLFPVGRLDYDAEGALLFTDDGALAHKLTHPSFQVPRTYLAKVKGVPDKATLDKLRGGVRLEDGMATPVSVDVFEAAEKNTWLKIVVAEGRPHLIKRLCAAVGHPVVRLFRPAYAGVGVEGLRPGELRPLKTSEVELLNAVSDGKATPPSTSLRLPPRRHGRAAPGFDDTDEDELSMDDDAPAPRKAAAERPARKPAARAGAGEKRGFKPVAEGGSSLARFGRPRGGAGEGRPARREWGAGDEAPARSRGGDRPARREWSAGGEGRSERGAASEGRPARAGGSRFGGEGRPVRAGGSRFGGEGRSEHAGGSRFGGEGRPARAGGSRFGGEGRPARAGGSRGGDEGRPARAGGSRFGGEGRPARAGGSRFGGEGRSEGAGGSRGGDEGRPARAGGSRFGGEGRPARAGGSRFGGEGRPARAGGSRFGGEGRPARAGGSRFGGEGRPAPAGGSRFGGEGRPARREWSAGDEAPARSRGGDRPARREMSAGDEGGARSSEGRPARAGGSRFGGERTGGARAGGSRFGGEGRAERGGGSRFGGGERPARTGGSRFGGSDREARPAARAGGSRFGGAAGRPARREWNAGGDEGAQARPPRREGGARFGGAASKGPRGAGGKSESRSWKPYDDHGAPRERVVRGGASGRRSFEGDGEGRKSGEFQDWRKKKQEGSGARWNSKAPKGRFGQPSKGPRKPR from the coding sequence ATGGCGGCCGAAAGACTTCAGAAGTACCTGGCCCGCGCGGGAGTGGCTTCGCGCCGGCATGCAGAAGAGCTGATCACCGCGGGCCGCGTGGCGGTGAACAACACGACGGTGACGGAGCTGGGGAGCAGGGTGGAGCCCGGGACGGACCTGGTCTCGGTGGACGGGAAGCTGGTCACGCCGCCGGATGAGACGTCCTACTTCCTGCTCTACAAGCCCGTGGGCGTGGTGACGACGCTGTCGGATCCCCAGGGCCGGCCCACGGTGGCCAGCTACGTGGAGGAGACGGGCAAGCGCCTGTTCCCCGTGGGCCGCCTGGACTACGACGCCGAGGGGGCGCTGCTCTTCACCGACGATGGGGCGCTGGCGCACAAGCTGACGCACCCGAGCTTCCAGGTGCCGCGCACGTACCTGGCGAAGGTGAAGGGGGTTCCGGACAAGGCCACGCTGGACAAGCTGCGCGGCGGCGTGCGGCTGGAGGACGGCATGGCGACGCCGGTCTCCGTCGACGTGTTCGAGGCGGCCGAGAAGAACACCTGGCTGAAGATCGTGGTGGCCGAGGGCCGCCCGCACCTCATCAAGCGGCTGTGCGCCGCGGTGGGGCACCCGGTGGTGCGCCTGTTCCGTCCGGCCTATGCGGGCGTGGGCGTGGAGGGGCTGCGTCCGGGGGAGCTGCGTCCGCTGAAGACCTCGGAGGTGGAGCTGCTCAACGCCGTGTCGGATGGCAAGGCCACGCCGCCGTCGACGTCGCTGCGGCTGCCGCCCCGGCGTCACGGGCGCGCGGCGCCGGGCTTCGACGACACGGACGAGGACGAGCTGTCGATGGATGACGATGCGCCCGCGCCGCGCAAGGCCGCCGCCGAGCGGCCCGCTCGCAAGCCCGCGGCTCGCGCCGGGGCGGGTGAGAAGCGTGGTTTCAAGCCTGTCGCCGAGGGTGGCTCCAGCCTGGCTCGCTTCGGGCGCCCGCGTGGTGGCGCCGGGGAGGGACGTCCCGCGCGTCGCGAGTGGGGCGCTGGAGACGAAGCCCCGGCCCGTTCGCGTGGTGGAGACCGTCCCGCGCGTCGCGAGTGGAGCGCGGGTGGCGAGGGTCGCTCCGAGCGTGGGGCGGCCTCGGAGGGGCGTCCTGCTCGCGCGGGTGGTTCTCGTTTCGGTGGTGAGGGGCGTCCTGTACGCGCGGGCGGCTCCCGCTTCGGTGGCGAGGGTCGCTCCGAGCACGCGGGTGGCTCCCGCTTCGGTGGCGAGGGGCGTCCTGCTCGCGCGGGTGGCTCCCGCTTCGGAGGCGAGGGCCGTCCTGCTCGCGCGGGTGGTTCTCGCGGCGGTGACGAAGGTCGCCCCGCACGCGCCGGTGGTTCCCGTTTCGGTGGCGAGGGCCGTCCCGCACGCGCGGGTGGTTCCCGTTTTGGCGGAGAGGGTCGCTCCGAGGGCGCGGGTGGTTCTCGCGGTGGTGACGAGGGGCGTCCTGCACGCGCCGGTGGTTCCCGTTTCGGCGGCGAGGGGCGTCCTGCACGCGCCGGTGGTTCCCGTTTCGGCGGCGAGGGGCGTCCTGCACGCGCGGGTGGCTCGCGCTTCGGCGGCGAGGGCCGTCCTGCACGCGCGGGCGGTTCCCGTTTCGGCGGCGAGGGGCGTCCGGCTCCCGCGGGTGGTTCCCGTTTCGGCGGCGAGGGGCGTCCGGCGCGTCGCGAGTGGAGCGCTGGCGACGAGGCTCCGGCCCGTTCGCGTGGTGGCGATCGTCCCGCGCGTCGCGAGATGAGCGCGGGTGACGAGGGCGGGGCTCGCTCCAGCGAGGGCCGTCCCGCTCGTGCCGGTGGCTCGCGCTTCGGCGGCGAGCGTACGGGCGGCGCCCGTGCGGGTGGCTCGCGCTTCGGCGGTGAGGGGCGCGCCGAGCGTGGCGGTGGCTCCCGGTTCGGCGGAGGGGAGCGTCCCGCTCGGACGGGCGGGTCCCGGTTCGGCGGCTCCGACCGCGAGGCTCGTCCGGCGGCGCGTGCGGGTGGCTCGCGCTTCGGTGGCGCCGCGGGACGTCCCGCCCGTCGTGAGTGGAACGCGGGCGGTGACGAAGGCGCCCAGGCCCGTCCTCCCCGGCGGGAAGGCGGTGCCCGGTTCGGTGGCGCGGCCTCGAAGGGCCCGCGTGGCGCGGGCGGCAAGTCGGAGAGCCGCTCCTGGAAGCCCTATGACGACCACGGCGCTCCGCGCGAGCGCGTCGTGCGCGGCGGGGCTTCGGGACGTCGCTCCTTCGAGGGCGACGGCGAGGGCCGGAAGTCCGGGGAGTTCCAGGACTGGCGAAAGAAGAAGCAGGAGGGTTCTGGGGCCCGCTGGAACAGCAAGGCTCCGAAGGGCCGCTTCGGCCAACCCTCCAAGGGGCCTCGCAAGCCGCGCTGA
- a CDS encoding HEAT repeat domain-containing protein, translating to MRTGTRPFLLMLALVVGCDGSRDQLLADLQSPRPEVRALAVKKLAGQGNADDLVLFTRAAKDLSAIVRAEAAVALGESQDPRVVDLLGELLEDSDEEVQGRAAMALSKVKNDKAKAYLTLQYGRRGRTTRQVIVQALKNANVPGAMTEVVAAEAKGQWERNLLTLTEGALPERVGAAEELGKSGRAEAVNRLLPLVRDSQVILAAAAVRGLGDAGDKRAVGAIALLLDESFPELRESALTALMKLKDPAAAPRLQAVAVEKSAVSPLAIDAILAFPRTPETDAALCAVALDGAPVDALAAAQAMRSRGGCPVEAIGERLTKPATAATGLQAVIGLGPAAQPLLAKVTPWLGQNDAALRMLAVEAVTAVGDASVVPLLQKLYEQESKGLEPLRADWVNQKLPETYAPGYDPSADSSGRSGVEDRAARHTSLFERVKALNAARVRESGRPVVKPRVPTELVDDVDAERLAPVATLLRALGMLRAPGALELLKGYSQDSSVVLRTAALVGLSHLGPEGVAIAKASLVEPERDMQKAVAQALAASGESGQAALVEMLPKMGSEKLLVLDALSKGTAIPAGSSEALQAVVREGGAEAALAAALLGRLRAKDAIPTLLKALDETNSVARRDVLLALGELGDAQATDAVARDLFHDLPEVRAAAATALRKMGPGSHTESLDALKSDYFRSVREAAGAAPVKEGTASEGAR from the coding sequence ATGCGAACCGGCACGCGCCCCTTCCTCCTCATGCTGGCCCTGGTCGTTGGTTGCGATGGCAGCCGCGACCAGCTCCTGGCCGACCTCCAGAGTCCTCGTCCGGAGGTCCGAGCCCTCGCGGTGAAGAAGCTGGCCGGGCAAGGCAACGCGGACGACCTCGTCCTCTTCACCCGCGCGGCCAAGGACCTGTCCGCCATCGTCCGCGCGGAGGCCGCCGTGGCCCTGGGCGAGAGCCAGGACCCTCGGGTCGTGGATCTCCTGGGTGAGCTGCTGGAGGACTCCGACGAGGAGGTCCAGGGCCGCGCGGCCATGGCGCTCTCCAAGGTCAAGAACGACAAGGCGAAGGCGTACCTCACGCTCCAGTACGGGCGACGGGGGCGCACCACCCGCCAGGTCATCGTCCAGGCCCTCAAGAACGCCAACGTCCCGGGCGCCATGACGGAGGTCGTCGCCGCCGAGGCGAAGGGGCAATGGGAGCGCAACCTGCTCACGCTCACCGAAGGCGCGTTGCCCGAGCGCGTGGGCGCCGCGGAGGAGCTGGGCAAGAGCGGCCGGGCCGAGGCGGTGAACCGCCTGCTCCCGCTCGTGCGTGACAGCCAGGTCATCCTCGCCGCCGCCGCGGTGCGCGGCCTGGGCGACGCGGGCGACAAGCGGGCCGTGGGAGCCATCGCGCTGCTGCTGGACGAGAGCTTCCCGGAGCTGCGCGAGTCCGCGCTCACCGCGCTCATGAAGCTCAAGGATCCGGCCGCCGCCCCGCGCCTCCAGGCCGTCGCGGTGGAGAAGAGCGCGGTGAGCCCGCTCGCCATCGACGCCATCCTGGCCTTCCCTCGCACGCCGGAGACGGATGCCGCCCTGTGCGCGGTCGCGCTCGATGGCGCCCCCGTGGACGCGCTCGCCGCGGCGCAGGCGATGCGTTCGCGAGGCGGCTGTCCGGTGGAGGCCATCGGCGAGCGACTCACCAAGCCGGCCACGGCGGCGACGGGGCTGCAGGCCGTCATCGGCCTGGGGCCGGCCGCCCAGCCGCTGCTCGCCAAGGTGACGCCGTGGCTCGGGCAGAACGACGCCGCGCTGCGGATGCTCGCGGTGGAGGCCGTGACGGCGGTGGGGGACGCGTCCGTCGTCCCGCTGCTCCAGAAGCTCTACGAGCAGGAGTCGAAGGGGCTGGAGCCGCTGCGCGCCGACTGGGTCAACCAGAAGCTGCCGGAGACCTATGCGCCAGGGTACGACCCGTCGGCCGATTCCTCGGGCCGCTCCGGCGTCGAGGACCGCGCCGCGCGACACACCTCGCTCTTCGAGCGCGTCAAGGCCCTCAACGCCGCGCGCGTCCGTGAGTCGGGGCGCCCGGTGGTCAAGCCGCGTGTCCCCACGGAGCTTGTCGACGACGTCGACGCGGAGCGGCTGGCGCCGGTGGCGACCCTGCTGCGCGCGCTGGGGATGCTGCGGGCGCCGGGGGCCCTGGAGTTGCTCAAGGGATACTCGCAGGACTCGAGCGTCGTGCTCCGCACGGCGGCGCTGGTGGGGCTTTCCCATCTGGGACCCGAGGGTGTGGCCATCGCCAAGGCGAGCCTCGTCGAGCCCGAGCGGGACATGCAGAAGGCCGTGGCCCAGGCGCTGGCGGCGTCGGGCGAGTCCGGACAGGCCGCGCTGGTGGAGATGCTGCCGAAGATGGGGAGTGAGAAGCTGCTGGTGCTAGACGCCCTGTCGAAGGGCACGGCGATTCCGGCCGGGTCGTCCGAGGCGCTCCAGGCCGTCGTCCGGGAGGGCGGCGCGGAGGCCGCGCTCGCGGCGGCGCTGCTGGGCCGGCTGCGCGCCAAGGACGCCATCCCCACGCTGCTCAAGGCGCTGGACGAGACGAACAGCGTCGCGCGGCGGGACGTGCTGCTCGCGCTCGGGGAACTGGGAGATGCCCAGGCCACCGACGCGGTGGCCAGAGACCTGTTCCACGACCTTCCGGAGGTTCGCGCGGCGGCGGCGACGGCGCTCAGGAAGATGGGGCCGGGCTCGCATACCGAATCGCTGGACGCGCTCAAGAGCGACTACTTCCGCAGCGTCCGCGAGGCGGCGGGCGCGGCGCCGGTAAAGGAGGGAACGGCCTCCGAGGGGGCCCGGTAA
- the scpB gene encoding SMC-Scp complex subunit ScpB, with amino-acid sequence MTTGRNGRKGKNAAPPVEEVEAGEVASGGPSPFSEEEIAAVTGPGPADELDEVEAVAIEEDADAVPDLETSFEKLVTKSRKLSPDRIRTVLESVLFVAERPLSVDELYQATGIDRELIAEALNQLSGIHRDGISGIVLYEVAGGWQFRTDPHSGEYVRRYLRVKPQRLTRAAVETLAIIAYRQPVTRPELEDIRGVDCGAVLKALMDRKLVKILGKREEVGRPILYGTTREFLEFFALKDLSALPTLREFHELTQEHRDIVEKEVRPAPPAAGTVEALSDPGFTKRMEKSAAASEAALEELEEAIEAADRTTKVSSSVLDTPPPPETGAEGPKPE; translated from the coding sequence GTGACTACCGGTAGGAACGGACGGAAGGGCAAGAACGCCGCCCCCCCGGTCGAGGAAGTGGAGGCCGGGGAGGTCGCCTCCGGAGGCCCGAGCCCCTTCTCCGAGGAGGAGATCGCCGCCGTCACCGGGCCCGGCCCGGCGGACGAGCTGGACGAGGTCGAGGCCGTCGCCATCGAGGAGGACGCGGATGCCGTCCCCGACCTGGAGACGTCGTTCGAGAAGCTCGTCACCAAGAGCCGCAAGCTGTCCCCGGACCGCATCCGCACGGTGCTGGAGAGCGTCCTCTTCGTCGCCGAGCGTCCCCTGTCCGTGGACGAGCTGTACCAGGCCACCGGCATCGACCGGGAGCTCATCGCCGAGGCCCTCAACCAGCTGTCCGGCATCCACCGGGACGGCATCAGCGGCATCGTCCTGTACGAGGTCGCCGGGGGCTGGCAGTTCCGCACGGATCCGCACTCCGGCGAATACGTCCGGCGCTACCTGCGGGTGAAGCCCCAGCGACTCACCCGGGCCGCCGTGGAGACCCTGGCCATCATCGCCTACCGTCAGCCGGTCACCCGTCCGGAGCTGGAGGACATTCGAGGAGTGGACTGTGGGGCCGTCCTCAAGGCATTGATGGACCGCAAGCTCGTCAAGATCCTGGGCAAGCGCGAGGAGGTGGGGCGACCCATCCTCTATGGGACTACGCGTGAATTCCTGGAGTTTTTCGCGCTGAAGGACCTGTCGGCCCTGCCGACACTGCGGGAGTTCCACGAGCTGACGCAGGAGCATCGGGACATCGTGGAGAAGGAAGTCCGGCCGGCGCCGCCGGCCGCCGGGACGGTGGAGGCGCTGTCGGACCCGGGTTTCACGAAGCGGATGGAAAAGAGCGCCGCGGCGAGTGAAGCCGCGCTAGAGGAGCTGGAAGAAGCCATCGAGGCTGCTGACCGGACGACCAAGGTCAGCTCCAGCGTCCTGGACACGCCCCCGCCACCCGAGACGGGTGCCGAGGGGCCCAAGCCCGAGTGA